From a region of the Danio aesculapii chromosome 4, fDanAes4.1, whole genome shotgun sequence genome:
- the lrmp gene encoding inositol 1,4,5-triphosphate receptor associated 2: MDVGVTPRRHNPVDSICRKLQTIQRRDQEVNSPFQIPKFQTNSYDSPHSGLRFNLEAILKKRTVRPDDSDSASSAGMLTPTASPGPGSSCNTPRAPITPVNATYSITSTLGTLGTIGDRRTSGTYSRPFRRNCSTPSAQTGDNYFNFTPRYSTQSQGPDTDVRTSKIPTPGLFSYNLNFSSDISNMDSELAYPALVVKRLSLGEGSLFPSEPKKESMAEVSLICEEDLLDTIFQACDTQCRGKVYVSHIVDFLRHTTCRSSEDSGLEELCNMLDPERKDISIDLDTYHAIMKEWIEDCRNQGKDLKNDTQQESFKLRDSLSAKRSALLNMTSGSLEAFGGEASRADLETSDLVFCVADLQLNNQKLQEEVRKLKQAVENMEDTNQKLIEENEELKTQAKMGQQLLQKEKMLKEEVEEMKLSLTSSEESRAQASAQRKQMERENQSLISKIAALQEENMKVTLEAEELQKRMNDLCDLNADLQVQIHSFDAILADKESLIQEKNKQMDELKVAIVEYSSVTELLRADKNKLESQMQMMQPDVTIPGLSLSVAYRLNQTSSGSLQTELALAQNPLEGLEHLSTSVCFASSLDETLDREVLLLLQGPTPEQLSLEFKSLISRLKREFKEDGLTFLTAIRSLTENSDSQEANTDLKMQGLEVQLEQRRTDWTRSLEQLDQYRDSLERELLKMASNMRRSRTEILHLSVKVQEQENQKQQLREEVDRLKAPLDNREASSQTPDHLQQVVEELDGPSLEWDEEYVLSESPPLQELGPDREMLEELCCDEEELQALKQEEEEPTETVSDKEKINAKSEGEGEATHDSGVETEEPQRDFTLSHMSLPDKKSEREPNEAPFVGEGGEQRPCISLKEKDRLPECTGPEDAHEQAAPLPHTHSQCAGDQPLTYDNLEVTSVKDHVLSSEPSTPMTYELVSPSTGHPEVGDSFTGRTEQLVGTNRGLEEERLTTGADMSDLQRLGEGQLSKVSAKSDKSLLLPVAEEEEAMPEAVEVTSAGVNSPDKDKTGSKKTVVTSDSNSTGSADSLKDPSEKVKDMIFDPAAREDNIPTVPATQSPKKDPLASRNKLKKEMSSMEVIEEQKAQEDGEPTVVTEKEGDTSVSSENASDSTKDDKNSLSPSDKEIEAEFHRLSLGFKCDMFTLEKRLRLEERSRDLAEENVRKEVNSCKGLLQALIPRCEEDNQSMEIIHRVQKNLEILVQSMTRVSSRSEMLGAIHQETRVGKTVEVMIQHVENLRRMYTKEHAELLELRENLTPNERSFGSHSERDDFRNKKQTTSNIFKTTSRRISIATIPRSIGGQTHFDMSKDMAETEVERLSRRSPWNMAAKRPPLKRFVSSGTWADIDEPTLMNSPTPSPTDHAPPSLMEGRPAVSRGARGIWIWVALFVVLAVLLALLASLMLQPAVDAAPVGTGDSWMTIQQLLWPYTGLRHNGQPPV, translated from the exons ATGGATGTCGGAGTGACCCCGAGACGACACAACCCAGTGGACAGCATCTGCCGCAAGCTGCAGACCATTCAGAGGCGAGACCAAGAAGTTAACTCGCCCTTTCAGATTCCTAAATTCCAGACAAACAGCTACGACAGCCCTCACTCAGGCCTACGCTTCAACCTGGAGGCCATCCTGAAGAAGCGTACTGTCCGGCCTGACGACTCAGACTCTGCGTCCTCTGCGGGGATGCTGACCCCCACAGCTTCCCCTGGACCGGGGTCTTCCTGCAACACCCCTCGTGCTCCCATTACTCCAGTCAATGCCACCTATAGCATCACCAGCACACTGGGGACATTAGGCACAATAGGAGACAGGAGAACATCAGGAACCTACAGCAGGCCATTTCGGCGCAACTGCTCCACTCCGTCGGCCCAGACTGGGGACAATTACTTTAACTTTACCCCACGCTACTCCACACAGTCCCAGGGACCTGACACAGATGTAAGGACCTCAAAGATTCCAACTCCTGGGTTGTTCTCATACAACTTGAACTTCTCCTCTGATATTTCTAACATGGACAGTGAACTCGCCTACCCAGCACTCGTGGTCAAAAGACTTTCACTGGGCGAGG GATCTCTGTTTCCCTCCGAGCCCAAAAAGGAGAGCATGGCTGAGGTCAGTCTGATCTGCGAGGAAGATCTGTTGGACACAATTTTTCAGGCCTGTGACACACAGTGCAGAG GTAAAGTTTACGTATCGCATATTGTGGACTTTTTAAGACACACCACCTGCCGAAGTTCAGAGGACAGCGGCCTGGAAGAGCTCTGCAATATGCTGGACCCAGAGCGCAAGGACATCTCCATAGACCTGGACACGTATCATGCCATTATGAAGGAGTGGATTGAAGACTGTCGGAATCAGGG taaGGACTTAAAGAATGACACTCAACAGGAATCATTCAAACTACGAGACAGTTTATCAG CAAAGAGATCTGCTCTACTAAATATGACCTCAGGTAGCCTAGAAGCATTCGGGGGGGAAGCCTCCAGAGCTGACCT GGAGACATCAGATCTGGTCTTCTGTGTCGCCGATCTGCAGCTAAATAACCAAAAGCTGCAGGAAGAGGTTCGCAAATTAAAGCAGGCAGTGGAAAACATGGAAGACACCAACCAGAAACTCATCGAGGAAAACGAAGAGCTCAAAACACAAGCTAAAAT GGGGCAGCAATTATTGCAGAAGGAGAAGATGCTTAAAGAAGAAGTTGAGGAGATGAAGCTGAGTCTCACATCTTCAGAAGAAAGCAGAGCTCAGGCCTCAGCGCAAAGAAAGCAGATG GAACGGGAAAACCAAAGTCTCATATCCAAGATTGCTGCTCTACAAGAGGAG AACATGAAAGTCACACTGGAGGCAGAAGAACTTCAGAAAAGGATGAATGACCTTTGTGACCTTAATGCTGATCTTCAG gttcaaattcattcatttgatgCCATTCTGGCTGACAAGGAGTCATTAATTCAGGAG aaaaataaacagatggatgaattaaAGGTGGCCATTGTGGAGTATTCATCAGTTACAGAG CTGCTGAGAGCGGACAAGAACAAACTGGAGAGTCAAATGCAGATGATGCAGCCTGATGTGACAAT cccgggtctctctctctctgtggcctACAGACTGAATCAGACGAGTTCAGGCTCTCTTCAGACTGAGCTGGCTCTGGCACAGAATCCCCTGGAG GGTTTGGAGCATCTGTCCACTTCTGTCTGTTTTGCATCATCTCTGGATGAGACTCTAGATCGTGAGGTTCTTCTACTTCTTCAAGGCCCTACCCCAGAGCAGCTGTCTCTGGAGTTCAAATCTCTGATCAGCAGATTG AAAAGGGAATTTAAAGAAGATGGCCTGACCTTTCTCACAGCAATCAGGAGCCTTACAGAGAACAGTGACTCTCAGGAGGCCAACACTGACCTCAAGATGCAG GGTCTGGAGGTGCAGCTTGAACAGAGGAGGACTGACTGGACCCGCAGTCTGGAGCAGTTGGACCAGTACAGGGACTCTCTGGAGAGAGAACTTCTGAAGATGGCTAGCAACATGCGACGTTCTCGGACAGAGATTCTGCACCTGTCTGTAAA GGTACAAGAGCAGGAGAATCAGAAGCAGCAGTTGCGAGAGGAAGTCGATCGTCTGAAGGCTCCGCTGGACAACAGAGAGGCCAGCAGCCAAACACCGGATCACCTACAGCAG GTTGTGGAAGAGCTAGACGGTCCCTCACTTGAATGGGATGAGGAATATGTGTTGTCCGAGTCTCCTCCTCTACAAGAGCTTGGACCTGACCGGGAGATGCTTGAGGAGCTCTGTTGTGATGAAGAGGAACTTCAGGCCTTGAAACAGGAGGAGGAAGAACCAACAGAGACTGTGAGTGACAAGGAGAAGATCAATGCAAAGTCTGAAGGAGAAGGTGAAGCTACACATGATTCTGGAGTGGAAACCGAGGAGCCACAAAGAGATTTCACCCTCTCTCACATGAGTCTACCAGATAAAAAATCTGAAAGAGAACCAAATG AAGCTCCATTTGTAGGTGAGGGAGGAGAGCAGAGGCCTTGCATTTCTTTAAAG GAGAAAGACAGACTCCCAGAATGCACTGGGCCTGAGGACGCCCACGAGCAGGCTGCTCCTCTGCCTCACACCCACAGTCAGTGTGCTG GTGACCAGCCTTTGACCTATGACAACCTCGAGGTCACCTCAGTCAAAGACCACGTTTTATCTAGTGAACCTTCCACCCCTATGACCTATGAGTTGGTATCTCCCTCCACAGGCCATCCTGAAGTTGGTGATTCCTTTACAGGAAG GACCGAGCAGCTTGTGGGCACAAACAGAGGACTCGAGGAAGAGCGTTTGACCACCGGAGCTGACATGAGTGACTTGCAG AGACTGGGCGAGGGACAGCTTTCTAAAGTTTCTGCAAAATCGGACAA GAGTCTCTTGTTGCCTGTAGCAGAGGAAGAAGAGGCCATGCCAGAGGCAGTGGAGGTGACGTCAGCTGGGGTGAACTCACCAG ACAAAGACAAGACAGGCAGTAAAAAGACAGTGGTCACATCTGATTCAAACTCGACAGGATCAGCTGACTCGCTGAAGGATCCTTCTGAAAAAGTGAAAGACATGATCTTTGACCCTGCTGCCAGAGAGGATAACATTCCAACAGTTCCTGCTACACAAAGCCCCAAAAAAGACCCCCTGGCCTCGAGGAACAAGCTCAAAAAG GAAATGAGCAGCATGGAAGTCATCGAGGAACAAAAAGCGCAGGAGGACGGTGAGCCTACGGTGGTCACAGAAAAAGAAG GTGACACATCTGTCAGCTCTGAAAATGCCAGCGATTCCACCAAGGATGACAAGAACAG CCTGTCGCCAAGTGACAaagagattgag GCGGAGTTCCACCGGTTATCTCTGGGCTTCAAATGTGACATGTTTACCCTGGAGAAGAGGCTACGCCTGGAGGAACGCTCACGGGACCTGGCTGAGGAGAACGTCCGCAAGGAAGTGAACAGCTGTAAAGGTCTACTGCAG GCTCTTATCCCACGATGTGAGGAGGATAACCAGTCTATGGAGATCATCCATCGTGTGCAGAAGAACCTGGAGATCCTCGTCCAGTCCATGACCAGAGTGTCCAGCCGTTCAGAGATGCTCGGGGCCATTCATCAG GAGACCAGAGTGGGCAAAACGGTGGAGGTGATGATTCAGCATGTGGAGAACTTGAGGAGGATGTACACCAAGGAGCATGCAGAGCTGCTGGAGCTCCGGGAGAACCTCACGCCGAATGAGAGGTCCTTTGGGTCTCACAGTGAGAGGG ATGATTTTAGAAACAAGAAACAGACAAcatcaaacatttttaaa ACCACTAGCCGACGTATTAGTATAGCCACCATTCCCCGCAGTATTGGAGGACAGACCCATTTTGATATG tccaaagacatggcaGAGACTGAGGTGGAGAGACTCTCTCGAAGGTCACCATG GAACATGGCAGCCAAGAGGCCACCGCTAAAGCGCTTTGTTAGCTCTGGTACTTGGGCCGACATTGATGAGCCCACTCTGATGAATAG TCCCACCCCCAGCCCAACCGATCACGCTCCACCCAGCCTGATGGAGGGGAGGCCTGCAGTGTCCAGAGGTGCCAGGGGGATTTGGATTTGGGTGGCCTTATTTGTAGTTCTAGCTGTTCTACTGGCTCTGCTGGCAAGTCTGATGTTACAGCCTGCAGTAGATGCAGCACCTGTGGGCACCGGGGACTCCTGGATGACCATCCAGCAGCTTCTGTGGCCCTATACTGGGCTGAGGCACAACGGCCAGCCCCCTGTGTGA